The following are from one region of the Leucobacter sp. Psy1 genome:
- a CDS encoding DUF2207 domain-containing protein yields MAEQQPLSSGRIPDPQPEHTPLFRWLARVFQAVETKLRARGGRGLRSGIRVFWALIAATGVFLLVGPVLNQPLDFDDVLDAAEIDEVDWIATDVAIDYEVGRDEEDRFAAEAEERFTANFTNGPEATIERAFVTEFRGHDARFELHEATIDGEPADVDVRRGAATTRVTIERPDGADFDGQHEVVLSYEFHDLVTTVEDEATGADIDQWGWPLLGPAWPQATKGVEVSLTLSPKIDEALVRPPRAYVGWLLVSGTSWLEAESTTSEGVRYAFSNDDTLPPHPDLDLTVSFASGTFAQPPTTPLFWVQTWGPLIPLALLAVFTLFSFVARRVVWADSAGRPWYVARDEPPADLSPDAAARLMGRPRHAELVEALATAPTVRARADGKRRKWGKRRAAPVRPSPLTHRARERWFRAVARAGMRAGRWGNFPSVVRRRLAWARHDLPVERGLRWVPDSYLRDSFIWGSLALVLLQWGLLRQLSHQVILTVVWWPALFVLGSTLLAMLVCWAVRRPRPLTPEGALAMQELKGIDAWATTTRLRDRGPVDDALLPYAVLFEGPRRAGRRMAQLAGRETGDAKPGRGWRTEHFVSAPALLALAAAIAVLAGAIVTVSVRPAPYGEAEFVTEYHRDIPALTFSQVEGFEVDAELVREKDGTARIDVVEHTQVRFTPSGGRVPQFGREWPRERLGQDLGLDVGDVTVDGDPVPTQQVEGARTTAIVTQLPEVLDGVHEVEVEYSLTSPVVDAPDDAGASQQLRWTAWLGFWEDTYYTNIDNAFDGTAPVRPLRVSLEIAPDLAGEVASGGWIDTDVDLPRVPYEDGNTFKPWVGESRVYDDSERSYELRIGSEQRASDGTVTVTIDADAVESREIDRETQEPTGPFVVDAEVNAWLEEYELDLSDDLGVVLNFPAATFESVEQGAYNRYETSYWLPYTATLVLGGTVTLAAAAAILLVTRTRRSSRASAASIALWAVPLAAIGQSVLCWWVVGPMPGGNAAGAWALWLGALMWAAVGAEFVLVARRLRRSGTDAADFPKNARD; encoded by the coding sequence ATGGCCGAGCAGCAGCCGCTCAGCTCCGGGCGCATCCCCGATCCTCAGCCGGAGCACACCCCGCTGTTCCGGTGGCTGGCGCGGGTGTTCCAGGCGGTCGAGACGAAGCTCCGCGCGCGGGGCGGGCGCGGTCTGCGATCCGGGATCCGGGTGTTCTGGGCACTCATCGCGGCGACCGGCGTCTTTCTGCTCGTCGGTCCCGTCCTGAATCAGCCGCTCGATTTCGACGACGTGCTCGACGCTGCGGAGATCGACGAAGTCGACTGGATCGCGACCGATGTTGCGATCGACTACGAGGTCGGAAGAGACGAAGAGGATCGCTTCGCAGCCGAGGCCGAGGAACGGTTCACCGCGAACTTCACCAACGGACCCGAAGCGACGATCGAGCGCGCGTTCGTGACCGAGTTCAGGGGCCACGACGCCCGCTTCGAACTGCATGAGGCGACGATCGACGGTGAGCCCGCCGACGTCGACGTGCGTCGCGGTGCGGCCACCACCCGCGTCACGATCGAGCGACCGGACGGAGCAGATTTCGACGGTCAGCACGAGGTGGTGCTCTCCTACGAGTTCCACGACCTCGTCACGACGGTCGAAGATGAGGCCACCGGCGCGGATATCGACCAGTGGGGTTGGCCGCTGCTCGGCCCTGCCTGGCCGCAGGCCACGAAGGGCGTCGAGGTCTCGCTGACGCTTTCGCCGAAGATTGACGAAGCGCTCGTGCGCCCGCCCCGCGCATACGTCGGTTGGCTGCTCGTATCCGGCACCAGCTGGCTCGAAGCCGAGTCCACGACTTCCGAGGGGGTGCGGTACGCCTTCTCGAACGACGACACCCTCCCGCCGCACCCCGACCTCGATCTGACCGTGAGCTTCGCATCCGGAACGTTCGCGCAGCCCCCGACCACTCCGCTGTTCTGGGTGCAGACGTGGGGCCCGCTGATCCCGCTCGCCCTGCTCGCCGTCTTCACGCTCTTCTCGTTCGTCGCCCGTCGCGTGGTGTGGGCCGATAGTGCTGGGCGACCCTGGTACGTCGCGCGCGACGAGCCTCCCGCCGACCTGTCCCCCGACGCGGCAGCGCGGCTGATGGGGCGACCCCGGCACGCCGAGCTCGTCGAGGCGCTCGCCACCGCGCCCACGGTCAGGGCTCGTGCCGACGGGAAACGTCGCAAGTGGGGGAAACGACGCGCGGCCCCCGTGCGGCCATCGCCTCTCACGCATCGCGCTCGCGAGCGCTGGTTCCGTGCCGTGGCCCGCGCCGGAATGCGTGCAGGGCGCTGGGGCAACTTTCCGAGCGTGGTGCGGCGCCGGCTCGCCTGGGCTCGGCACGACCTCCCGGTCGAGCGCGGCCTCCGCTGGGTACCCGATAGCTATCTCCGCGACAGCTTCATCTGGGGTTCACTGGCGCTCGTCCTGCTGCAGTGGGGCCTGCTGCGGCAGCTGTCGCACCAGGTGATCCTCACCGTCGTCTGGTGGCCTGCGCTCTTCGTGCTCGGGTCCACGCTCCTCGCGATGCTCGTGTGCTGGGCGGTACGGCGCCCGCGTCCACTGACGCCCGAGGGTGCGCTCGCCATGCAGGAGCTCAAGGGGATCGATGCGTGGGCGACGACCACGCGGCTTCGGGATCGGGGCCCGGTCGACGACGCGCTGCTGCCGTACGCCGTGCTCTTCGAGGGGCCGAGGCGTGCGGGAAGGCGCATGGCCCAGCTCGCCGGGCGGGAGACCGGCGACGCGAAACCGGGGAGGGGCTGGCGCACTGAGCATTTCGTCTCTGCTCCGGCACTGCTTGCGCTCGCCGCCGCCATCGCGGTCTTGGCGGGCGCGATCGTGACCGTTTCCGTGCGCCCGGCCCCGTATGGCGAAGCGGAATTCGTCACCGAGTACCACCGCGACATTCCCGCGCTCACCTTCTCGCAGGTCGAGGGCTTCGAGGTGGACGCTGAGCTGGTGCGCGAGAAGGATGGAACCGCGCGCATCGACGTTGTCGAGCACACCCAGGTGCGCTTCACCCCGAGCGGAGGCCGGGTGCCGCAGTTCGGCCGCGAGTGGCCGCGCGAGCGGCTCGGGCAAGACCTGGGACTCGATGTGGGCGACGTGACGGTCGACGGCGATCCGGTGCCGACGCAGCAGGTGGAGGGAGCCCGGACCACGGCGATCGTCACGCAGCTTCCCGAGGTGCTCGACGGGGTGCACGAGGTCGAGGTCGAGTACTCGCTGACGTCACCGGTCGTCGACGCGCCCGATGACGCGGGCGCGTCGCAGCAGCTCAGATGGACTGCGTGGCTCGGGTTCTGGGAGGACACCTACTACACGAACATCGACAACGCGTTCGACGGTACCGCGCCCGTGCGTCCGCTGCGGGTCTCGCTCGAAATCGCGCCGGACCTCGCCGGCGAGGTCGCTTCGGGCGGCTGGATCGACACCGACGTGGACCTGCCTCGGGTGCCCTACGAAGACGGCAACACCTTCAAACCCTGGGTGGGGGAGTCCCGCGTGTACGACGACTCCGAACGCTCCTACGAGCTCCGCATCGGGTCGGAGCAGCGGGCCTCGGACGGCACGGTGACCGTGACGATCGACGCGGACGCGGTCGAGTCGCGGGAGATCGACCGCGAGACGCAGGAGCCGACCGGTCCTTTCGTCGTCGACGCCGAGGTCAACGCGTGGCTCGAGGAGTACGAACTCGATCTCTCGGACGATCTCGGAGTCGTCCTGAACTTCCCTGCGGCAACATTCGAGAGCGTCGAACAAGGAGCGTATAACCGATACGAGACCTCGTACTGGCTGCCGTACACCGCGACGCTGGTTCTCGGCGGCACCGTGACGCTCGCGGCGGCGGCCGCGATCCTGCTCGTGACCCGCACCCGTCGCAGCTCCCGCGCATCGGCCGCGAGCATCGCGCTGTGGGCGGTCCCGCTGGCTGCCATCGGCCAGAGCGTGCTGTGCTGGTGGGTCGTGGGGCCGATGCCAGGTGGCAACGCAGCCGGAGCGTGGGCGCTCTGGTTGGGGGCCCTGATGTGGGCCGCCGTCGGCGCGGAGTTCGTGCTCGTCGCGCGCCGGCTGCGGAGGTCGGGGACGGATGCCGCAGATTTCCCGAAGAATGCGAGAGACTGA
- a CDS encoding adenine phosphoribosyltransferase — protein MPETPDPQLSADLIADPSTDLERAASLIAELPDYPAPGIVFRDITPLLADGPALRATVDALIEPFAGSFDVVAGLEARGFLLASAAAYATGAGLMPIRKAGKLPRPAVSVDYELEYGTATVEAHDDLPEGSRVLLLDDVLATGGTLVAGRDLLHQLGYHVAGVAVLFEIEGLGGREFVNDPGLHTVFHS, from the coding sequence GTGCCAGAAACGCCTGATCCGCAGCTCTCCGCGGACCTCATTGCAGACCCTTCGACGGACCTGGAGCGCGCCGCGTCGCTCATCGCTGAACTACCGGACTACCCGGCTCCCGGCATCGTGTTCCGCGATATCACTCCGCTGCTCGCCGACGGGCCGGCACTCCGCGCGACCGTCGACGCGCTGATCGAACCGTTCGCGGGATCGTTCGACGTGGTGGCGGGGCTCGAGGCGCGAGGCTTCCTGCTCGCGAGTGCGGCCGCGTATGCGACGGGTGCCGGACTCATGCCGATCCGGAAGGCGGGCAAGCTGCCGAGGCCGGCGGTCTCGGTGGACTACGAGCTCGAGTACGGCACCGCGACGGTCGAAGCCCACGACGATCTTCCAGAGGGCAGCCGCGTACTGCTCCTCGATGACGTGCTCGCGACAGGAGGCACGCTCGTCGCCGGTCGCGATCTGCTGCACCAGCTCGGGTATCACGTCGCCGGGGTCGCGGTGCTCTTCGAGATCGAGGGCCTTGGTGGGCGCGAGTTCGTGAACGATCCGGGCCTGCACACCGTCTTCCACAGCTGA
- the dctP gene encoding TRAP transporter substrate-binding protein DctP: MVATAGLLTACAGGGGGEGGDDITIQFSSTQAESAPNFYCGMELFKDRIEEKDLGITVDLYPSSQLGPDAERVAGLQAGDSDMDLQEAGLASVYPQAGILGAAYVFDDVDHAFDWFDNDSEEFRASFNEETGLTIIDGWYYGTRTFSAKEPIRSPEDLRGMQIRFPDTPQYLANAEAMGANAVAVASEEVYVALQQGIADGQENPVVGTKSESYDELLDYVSLNDHQLSIHWVTIADQTLDAMTEEQREAVFETVKEIRPENRECVEQETQEILDEWKSSGELEVIEDVDRQAFISMAEEYFNDYYTGDDLEFYQSIRATAGSN, encoded by the coding sequence ATGGTGGCCACAGCCGGTCTCCTCACCGCCTGCGCGGGCGGCGGGGGTGGTGAGGGCGGAGACGACATCACCATTCAGTTCTCGAGCACACAGGCAGAATCAGCCCCGAACTTCTACTGTGGCATGGAGCTCTTCAAGGATCGCATCGAGGAGAAGGATCTGGGGATCACCGTCGATCTGTACCCCTCGAGCCAGTTGGGCCCCGATGCGGAGCGTGTCGCCGGATTGCAGGCCGGCGACAGCGATATGGATCTGCAGGAGGCAGGACTGGCGTCGGTTTATCCGCAAGCCGGTATTCTGGGGGCTGCCTACGTGTTCGACGATGTGGACCACGCGTTCGACTGGTTCGACAACGACTCCGAAGAGTTCCGTGCATCCTTCAATGAGGAGACAGGGCTCACGATCATCGATGGCTGGTACTACGGCACCCGAACGTTCAGCGCAAAGGAGCCCATTCGTTCGCCTGAGGATCTGCGGGGCATGCAGATCCGATTCCCCGATACGCCGCAATACCTCGCGAACGCGGAGGCAATGGGTGCCAATGCGGTCGCAGTTGCCTCGGAAGAGGTCTACGTGGCTCTCCAGCAGGGCATCGCTGATGGTCAGGAGAACCCTGTGGTCGGAACGAAATCCGAGAGTTACGACGAACTCCTCGACTACGTCAGCCTCAATGATCATCAGCTCAGCATCCACTGGGTGACAATCGCTGACCAGACTCTCGACGCGATGACGGAGGAGCAGCGCGAGGCCGTGTTTGAAACCGTCAAGGAGATTCGTCCTGAGAACCGCGAATGCGTTGAGCAGGAGACACAGGAGATCCTCGACGAGTGGAAATCGAGCGGGGAACTCGAGGTCATCGAGGACGTCGATCGGCAAGCGTTCATCAGCATGGCTGAGGAGTACTTCAACGACTACTACACGGGAGACGATCTCGAGTTCTATCAGAGCATCCGCGCCACGGCTGGAAGTAACTGA
- a CDS encoding TRAP transporter large permease — translation MELALIAVGVLILLFLRVPVAFAIMGPCLVYFTVNGQSAGMALKTVFDATNSFPLLAVPLFIFVGVVANKLGIAERLFEFCMSAMSRVPGNLAYVNVGTSVGFAWMSGSALADAAGLGKVQVPAMTRAGYPFRFAAGLTASSALISPVMPPSIPAVIFAATATISTGALFAASIVPAFMMAAGLCVYIAIWVARHPGFESAPFDATRFRKAVVRVLGPLGAPVIILGGIIGGYFTPTEAAGIAGVYMLVLGLFMRTVTFRVLWEAAKETVFLTGGIMLIIGAAGMLGQVMARERVATHLSDWMTDFTSSPLMFLLLINLLLIVLGMLIDATAVILVTVPVLLPLATSFGIDPVHFGVIVVVNLMIGLLTPPVGSVLYVMASVTGRSVDEVFKGIVPFLVPMLIVLAIITVFPQVVMFVPNLLGF, via the coding sequence ATGGAACTCGCACTGATCGCCGTTGGCGTCCTGATCCTGCTCTTCCTCCGCGTCCCCGTCGCCTTCGCGATCATGGGCCCCTGCCTGGTCTACTTTACGGTCAATGGGCAATCGGCAGGCATGGCGTTGAAGACCGTCTTCGACGCGACGAACTCATTCCCGCTGCTCGCAGTGCCCCTCTTCATCTTCGTCGGAGTGGTGGCAAACAAGCTCGGTATCGCGGAGCGCCTGTTCGAGTTCTGCATGTCGGCGATGTCCCGTGTTCCAGGAAATCTCGCCTACGTGAACGTCGGCACGAGCGTCGGCTTCGCCTGGATGAGCGGTTCCGCTCTGGCCGACGCGGCGGGACTCGGCAAGGTGCAGGTTCCGGCCATGACCCGGGCAGGGTATCCGTTCAGATTCGCGGCGGGCCTCACGGCTTCGTCCGCGCTCATCAGCCCGGTCATGCCGCCGAGTATCCCCGCCGTCATCTTCGCGGCAACAGCCACGATCTCGACCGGCGCACTCTTCGCAGCTTCAATCGTTCCGGCATTCATGATGGCGGCGGGACTTTGCGTGTACATCGCGATCTGGGTGGCACGCCATCCCGGTTTCGAGAGCGCACCGTTCGATGCCACGCGCTTTCGCAAAGCAGTCGTTCGGGTGCTCGGACCGCTTGGCGCACCGGTCATCATTCTCGGCGGGATCATTGGTGGATACTTCACCCCGACCGAGGCGGCAGGCATTGCCGGAGTGTACATGCTCGTGCTCGGTCTCTTCATGCGCACCGTTACGTTCCGCGTTCTTTGGGAGGCTGCCAAGGAAACAGTCTTCCTGACGGGCGGAATCATGCTGATCATCGGCGCCGCTGGCATGTTGGGCCAAGTCATGGCGCGAGAGCGAGTGGCTACTCATCTCTCGGATTGGATGACGGATTTCACCTCGAGTCCGCTGATGTTCCTCCTCCTCATCAACCTGCTCCTCATCGTGCTCGGGATGCTCATCGACGCGACCGCCGTAATCCTGGTCACCGTTCCGGTTCTGCTCCCGTTGGCGACGAGTTTCGGCATCGACCCGGTGCACTTCGGGGTGATCGTGGTGGTGAACCTGATGATCGGACTCCTCACCCCGCCCGTCGGGAGTGTGCTCTACGTGATGGCGTCGGTGACCGGGCGGTCGGTCGACGAGGTATTCAAAGGCATTGTCCCGTTCCTCGTGCCGATGCTCATCGTTCTCGCGATCATCACCGTATTCCCGCAGGTCGTCATGTTCGTGCCGAACCTGCTCGGCTTCTAA
- a CDS encoding TRAP transporter small permease, protein MAEVDSTERAPSPPPEPAVLRWLSKFELALAVFFLAMIFIGVIWQVLGRYIGEVNWPGAGEIARYSLMGLTFIVVGYLIGNNGQITVAVIDSVVTSRRGRMVVRLVSSVLLTIVCVWLAWEAFSLVDGGFRRTTAVLQIPMGYLFLIPLLGFLSGTVRSVERIVRARYEQTDAITIEDAEE, encoded by the coding sequence GTGGCTGAAGTCGATTCGACCGAACGTGCGCCGTCGCCGCCACCTGAGCCCGCCGTACTGCGCTGGCTCTCCAAATTCGAACTGGCCCTCGCGGTGTTCTTCCTCGCGATGATCTTCATCGGTGTGATCTGGCAGGTCCTCGGGCGCTACATCGGGGAAGTCAACTGGCCGGGAGCCGGCGAGATCGCGCGCTACTCCCTTATGGGGCTTACCTTCATAGTCGTGGGCTACCTGATCGGGAACAACGGTCAGATCACGGTCGCGGTCATCGACTCCGTCGTCACTTCCAGGCGTGGTCGGATGGTCGTACGACTGGTGTCCTCCGTTCTTCTCACGATCGTGTGCGTCTGGCTCGCTTGGGAGGCGTTCTCGCTGGTGGACGGAGGCTTCCGACGCACGACCGCCGTGCTCCAGATCCCGATGGGGTATCTGTTCCTCATACCGCTACTCGGATTCCTCTCAGGCACGGTTCGCTCTGTGGAGCGGATCGTGCGAGCTCGCTACGAGCAGACCGACGCCATCACTATCGAAGACGCCGAGGAGTAA
- a CDS encoding Gfo/Idh/MocA family oxidoreductase, with the protein MIRTALLGHGIGGKYFHAPFLSHHPAFSLDAIVSAKLADTSDEKEYPGCALLRTPAELWERANEFDLAVVTTPTRTHAEIADRALDAGLNVLIDKPIATSSREARRLAEKASERALKLSVYQSRRFDAEVRTARSMIEAGTLGRIVRLDVSFERRIDPERSGWREQLSGEEGGGVTYDLGSHVLDIAQFLLGPIARINGLSRTASPQRAADDELVAFAEHLSGAVTRLVCSWTAEQSLPRIRLIGSAGTYEVNDTDPQERALKQGGTVSDPHWGVVPESEWGTLIDASGERTPVPTISGDYRLFYSQLAVYLTDGGPNPVAPDEAIRTTELIEHLLRS; encoded by the coding sequence ATGATCCGAACTGCGCTCCTGGGACATGGAATTGGAGGGAAGTACTTCCATGCCCCGTTTCTCTCACACCACCCGGCGTTCTCGCTCGACGCCATCGTGTCGGCGAAACTCGCTGACACGTCGGACGAAAAGGAGTATCCGGGGTGTGCGCTCTTACGAACTCCCGCTGAACTCTGGGAACGAGCGAACGAGTTCGACCTCGCCGTGGTCACCACACCGACTCGTACTCACGCAGAGATTGCCGACAGAGCTCTCGATGCGGGCCTGAACGTACTCATCGACAAACCGATCGCCACCTCATCACGCGAAGCGCGCCGCCTGGCTGAGAAAGCCTCCGAACGGGCGTTGAAGCTCTCCGTCTACCAGAGTCGGCGGTTCGACGCCGAGGTCCGCACGGCTCGATCGATGATCGAGGCCGGAACTCTGGGAAGGATCGTTCGCCTCGATGTTTCGTTCGAGCGCCGTATCGATCCGGAGCGCTCCGGATGGCGCGAACAGCTCAGCGGTGAGGAGGGTGGCGGTGTGACCTACGACCTCGGGAGCCACGTGCTCGACATCGCTCAGTTCCTGCTCGGACCGATCGCCCGCATTAACGGGCTGAGCCGAACCGCCAGCCCCCAGCGGGCGGCGGACGATGAACTCGTGGCCTTCGCCGAGCACCTGAGTGGCGCTGTCACCCGATTGGTGTGCAGCTGGACCGCTGAGCAATCGCTTCCGCGCATCAGGCTCATCGGAAGCGCGGGGACCTACGAAGTGAACGATACGGACCCGCAGGAGCGAGCACTGAAGCAAGGGGGAACGGTCAGCGACCCTCACTGGGGTGTCGTGCCTGAATCGGAATGGGGAACGCTTATCGACGCATCAGGTGAGCGAACCCCTGTCCCCACGATTTCAGGAGATTACCGCCTGTTCTACTCACAACTCGCCGTCTACCTGACAGATGGAGGGCCGAACCCGGTGGCTCCGGATGAAGCGATCCGAACCACCGAACTCATCGAGCATCTCCTTCGGTCCTGA
- a CDS encoding Gfo/Idh/MocA family protein → MNVSTTGPSQILRVGIVGCGKIAINHAKALNAIPEVALAAVCDVDQTRAEAFAEAFGASRAYSDLEEMLASGLDAVMICTPHPIHEQGVLAAARHGLHVLCEKPIAVSIEEADRMVAATEAAGVKFGVVFQRRFWPAAQRVRDALAAGKLGTPAVGSLTVRLGRDAEYYSEPWRGRWDTEGGGVLINQGVHYVDMLLWLMGEPTRVYGTTRTVKHGAYIEVEDTAVAVIEFSSGAVATLQAGTTFAPGLGTSVFISDARGRAVTVTEHPEGAPGINDIWTIPGETDYQSYLATDIEADPPLASIHEGLAPFHAEQIEEFVQAVAQDRDPLVTGADALRALEVILAVYESSRSGEAVDLAEWRMSRAGG, encoded by the coding sequence GTGAACGTGAGCACTACTGGTCCCTCGCAAATATTGAGAGTCGGTATCGTTGGCTGCGGAAAGATCGCCATCAATCATGCCAAGGCGTTGAACGCGATCCCTGAAGTCGCCCTGGCGGCGGTCTGCGACGTCGACCAGACTCGGGCCGAAGCGTTTGCGGAGGCATTCGGTGCGTCGAGAGCGTACTCCGACCTTGAGGAGATGCTCGCGTCAGGACTCGACGCGGTCATGATCTGCACACCGCATCCGATCCACGAGCAGGGTGTGCTCGCCGCCGCGCGGCACGGACTCCACGTGCTGTGCGAGAAACCGATCGCCGTCTCGATCGAAGAAGCAGACCGTATGGTTGCTGCGACCGAGGCAGCTGGCGTGAAGTTCGGCGTGGTGTTCCAACGGCGCTTCTGGCCGGCTGCACAGCGCGTTCGAGATGCTCTTGCGGCAGGGAAACTGGGTACTCCTGCGGTCGGTTCTCTGACGGTCCGCCTCGGCAGAGACGCCGAGTATTACAGCGAGCCGTGGCGCGGCAGGTGGGACACCGAAGGCGGCGGTGTTCTGATCAATCAGGGCGTGCACTACGTTGACATGCTGCTCTGGCTCATGGGAGAGCCGACTCGCGTTTACGGCACGACGCGCACGGTCAAGCACGGTGCATACATCGAAGTTGAAGACACTGCTGTCGCGGTGATCGAGTTCTCCTCCGGTGCTGTGGCCACGCTGCAGGCCGGCACGACCTTCGCGCCTGGCCTGGGAACGAGCGTGTTCATCAGTGATGCCCGCGGGCGAGCGGTGACCGTGACGGAGCATCCGGAGGGCGCTCCGGGGATCAACGATATCTGGACGATCCCCGGTGAGACGGACTACCAATCCTATTTGGCGACGGACATCGAAGCAGATCCTCCGCTCGCCTCGATTCACGAAGGGCTCGCTCCTTTCCACGCCGAACAGATCGAGGAGTTCGTGCAGGCCGTCGCGCAGGATCGCGACCCACTGGTCACCGGCGCTGATGCGCTCCGAGCGCTGGAAGTGATTCTTGCCGTCTACGAGTCGTCGCGTAGCGGCGAGGCAGTCGACCTCGCAGAGTGGCGCATGAGTCGAGCCGGCGGATGA
- the aroQ gene encoding type II 3-dehydroquinate dehydratase, giving the protein MERPHILVLNGPNLNLLGTREPGLYGTVTLADVESLVRRRAEELGYDISFAQSNHEGELIDRIHAARGISAGVVINPGAYTHTSIAIRDALLGTQLPFVEVHVTNVHRRESFRHHSYLSDVAEAVLVGVGTRGWVYGIEIIAGLDAADQTSSMTQKEGA; this is encoded by the coding sequence GTGGAGCGACCTCATATCCTTGTCCTGAACGGACCGAACCTCAATCTCCTGGGCACGCGGGAGCCCGGGCTGTACGGTACAGTCACACTCGCAGATGTCGAGAGTCTCGTGCGTCGGCGAGCCGAAGAGCTGGGCTACGACATCAGTTTCGCCCAGAGCAACCACGAAGGCGAATTGATCGACCGCATCCACGCCGCCAGAGGTATCTCGGCCGGTGTCGTGATCAATCCCGGCGCATACACCCACACGTCGATCGCGATTCGCGACGCATTACTGGGTACCCAACTTCCGTTCGTGGAAGTACACGTGACAAACGTGCACCGAAGGGAGTCGTTTCGCCACCACTCATATCTGTCGGACGTCGCCGAGGCCGTGCTCGTCGGAGTCGGAACCCGAGGATGGGTGTACGGCATCGAGATCATTGCCGGCCTCGACGCCGCAGACCAGACATCATCCATGACGCAGAAGGAAGGTGCGTGA
- a CDS encoding shikimate dehydrogenase, with translation MNVPNFSVGLIGAGIGESLSPALHLAEAERLGVNYDYQLFDLDHLASDTAETLRTARELGLQGVNVTHPGKQAVITELDELSEDARQIGAVNTVLFTEAGAVGHNTDAYGFGELARRSLSEEATRRVVQCGAGGAGAAVAHAQLSGGVEHLDIVDVDERRAHLLVQDLKHRFGADRVDVHPWGRAANLVAEADGFVNATPMGMAAHPGVPIDPSVITDRHWVIDIVYMPVETELMRAAQRRGARVTGGAGMTAFQAAAALELFTGVQPDRERMLVHVHELVAEKLRNQTS, from the coding sequence ATGAACGTACCGAACTTCTCGGTCGGTCTCATCGGTGCGGGGATCGGCGAGTCACTCTCTCCGGCACTGCACCTTGCTGAGGCCGAGCGGTTGGGCGTCAATTACGACTATCAACTCTTCGATCTTGACCATCTCGCGAGCGACACGGCAGAGACGCTGCGGACGGCGAGGGAGCTGGGACTGCAGGGAGTGAATGTGACTCATCCCGGCAAGCAGGCGGTTATTACGGAACTCGACGAGCTTTCGGAAGACGCCAGGCAGATCGGGGCCGTGAATACCGTGCTCTTCACCGAGGCAGGCGCGGTCGGCCACAACACTGACGCGTACGGGTTTGGGGAACTTGCGCGACGCTCGCTCTCCGAGGAGGCAACACGTCGAGTCGTGCAGTGCGGTGCGGGAGGCGCGGGGGCGGCTGTCGCGCACGCTCAACTCTCCGGGGGAGTCGAACATCTCGACATCGTTGATGTAGATGAGCGGCGGGCGCACCTTCTGGTGCAGGACTTGAAGCACCGGTTCGGGGCGGATCGAGTGGACGTGCACCCCTGGGGGCGCGCCGCGAACCTCGTCGCCGAAGCTGATGGATTCGTCAATGCGACCCCGATGGGTATGGCCGCGCATCCTGGTGTGCCCATCGACCCCTCAGTCATCACTGATCGACACTGGGTCATCGACATCGTCTATATGCCCGTCGAGACTGAACTGATGCGGGCTGCGCAACGACGTGGCGCACGTGTCACTGGCGGAGCAGGGATGACCGCATTCCAAGCCGCGGCGGCCCTCGAGCTGTTCACGGGCGTCCAACCCGATCGCGAGCGCATGCTCGTTCATGTGCACGAGCTCGTCGCCGAGAAGCTTCGGAATCAGACCTCCTAA